From Chroogloeocystis siderophila 5.2 s.c.1, the proteins below share one genomic window:
- a CDS encoding HetZ-related protein 2 has translation MIKWTEDLTQSWRSRLCLELQQHPEVIQASIVRWLIGNDIERIETLLPHELELVQQGMEYRYRILLHRYLGQSPERAYRNLTTRLSSLVILRNKIHTWVSLSRDRATTVLDVLQEVIQELLQSDRYMQQQMNWIAQCTEDAKLRNALLFASLEEYSLRRIRNQPLIVYRFVNYLRRASRGGLTQVPAQDLVKLVSEDFCAEDNDELISLFDTQAIAQYQDRQTHIEQQALRTKVQKEFEAYLSQKLGITALKWLQLYLQGKSQEVIARCLNLQVKEVYRLREKITYHAVRVFAAKEQTELVGNWLETSLQEHSFGLTPQQWQSYWAKLTPTQCQLIELLRDGKETTTIAQLMHLQTHQVVGEWIKLYLVAQTMRTQG, from the coding sequence ATGATTAAGTGGACAGAAGACCTTACACAAAGTTGGCGATCGCGGCTTTGTCTTGAACTACAACAACATCCTGAAGTTATCCAAGCGAGTATTGTGCGTTGGCTAATTGGTAACGATATCGAAAGAATCGAGACGCTGCTTCCTCATGAACTAGAACTCGTACAGCAAGGAATGGAATACCGTTATCGCATCTTACTGCATCGCTATTTAGGGCAAAGTCCCGAACGTGCTTATCGCAACTTGACGACTCGCTTAAGTAGTTTAGTGATTCTCCGCAACAAGATTCACACTTGGGTTTCTCTAAGTCGCGATCGCGCAACAACGGTACTCGATGTTCTGCAAGAAGTGATTCAAGAACTATTGCAAAGTGATCGCTATATGCAGCAGCAAATGAACTGGATTGCGCAATGCACTGAGGATGCGAAACTGCGGAATGCGCTACTGTTTGCGAGTTTGGAGGAATATAGTCTGCGGCGGATTCGCAATCAACCGTTGATTGTCTATCGATTTGTGAACTACTTACGTCGAGCTTCGCGCGGTGGATTAACGCAAGTTCCCGCCCAAGATTTGGTTAAGCTTGTATCGGAGGATTTTTGCGCTGAAGACAATGACGAGCTAATTAGTTTATTTGATACCCAAGCGATCGCGCAATATCAAGATCGACAAACGCATATTGAGCAACAAGCTTTAAGAACCAAAGTTCAAAAGGAATTTGAAGCTTATTTATCCCAAAAACTGGGAATAACTGCACTTAAGTGGTTACAGCTATATCTGCAAGGAAAATCGCAAGAAGTGATCGCGCGCTGTTTAAACTTGCAAGTTAAAGAAGTCTACCGCCTGCGCGAAAAGATCACTTATCATGCAGTACGCGTATTTGCGGCAAAAGAACAAACTGAACTTGTTGGAAACTGGCTAGAAACTTCTTTGCAGGAACATAGCTTTGGTTTAACACCGCAGCAATGGCAAAGTTATTGGGCAAAACTAACTCCTACACAATGCCAGCTAATCGAGTTGCTTAGAGATGGTAAGGAGACAACAACCATTGCGCAGTTGATGCATCTGCAAACCCATCAAGTAGTTGGGGAGTGGATTAAGCTATACCTAGTAGCTCAAACCATGCGAACTCAGGGATAA